Proteins from a genomic interval of Ndongobacter massiliensis:
- a CDS encoding pyridoxal phosphate-dependent aminotransferase: MLSKRIQQMPASATRKLLPYAEAVEKEGVEVIHLNIGQPDIPTPTSFYDAVAAHRPSVLSYANSKGIAPMIEATRAYYQHYGLAFDAQEILITAGASEALRIALTCLCDPGDSILVFEPFYTNYRSMAQMLNIRLIPVTTTAEKQFSIPDIAELERVYDASLRAVLLSNPCNPTGRVYTAEEQDTVVAFAKKHDLYVIADEVYREFNYSNRPFHSFAERSELAEHVVLLDSVSKRFSACGARIGAILSKDPTFMKGALKLCQLRLAVSTLDQIGAAAINPLDENFLVSVRSTFRKRRDVLQHCLARIEGITASHPEGAFYTMVRLPVDDAERFIIWTLQNVRVHGRTALFTPAEAFYATPGLGRNEIRISYSVDAQKLEQAIEILAQALTIYPHRVDGKETK; the protein is encoded by the coding sequence ATGTTATCAAAACGAATTCAACAAATGCCTGCCTCCGCCACGCGCAAACTGCTTCCCTATGCAGAAGCCGTGGAAAAGGAAGGCGTAGAAGTCATTCATCTAAATATTGGACAACCGGACATCCCGACGCCCACATCTTTTTACGATGCGGTTGCCGCCCACCGACCTTCGGTGCTGTCCTATGCCAATTCCAAAGGCATCGCCCCGATGATCGAAGCGACGCGCGCCTACTATCAACACTATGGGCTTGCTTTTGACGCGCAGGAAATACTCATTACCGCCGGCGCCAGCGAAGCATTGCGCATTGCACTGACCTGTCTCTGTGACCCCGGCGATTCCATACTCGTTTTTGAACCCTTTTATACCAATTACCGGAGCATGGCCCAGATGTTGAATATTCGCCTGATTCCGGTGACCACGACGGCGGAGAAGCAATTTTCCATCCCCGATATTGCGGAATTGGAGCGCGTCTATGATGCCTCACTGCGAGCGGTGCTGCTTTCCAATCCGTGCAATCCGACCGGGCGCGTCTACACAGCCGAGGAACAAGATACCGTCGTTGCCTTTGCCAAAAAGCACGATTTGTATGTCATTGCGGATGAAGTATACCGCGAATTCAACTATTCCAATCGTCCGTTCCACTCCTTTGCGGAGCGGTCGGAGCTGGCGGAACATGTGGTACTGCTCGACAGCGTCTCCAAGCGTTTTTCCGCCTGCGGCGCGCGCATCGGGGCGATTCTTTCCAAAGATCCCACCTTTATGAAGGGGGCGCTGAAATTGTGTCAGCTGCGTCTGGCCGTTTCCACGCTCGATCAAATCGGCGCAGCAGCAATCAATCCACTGGATGAAAACTTTTTGGTATCTGTGCGTTCGACGTTCCGAAAGCGTCGGGACGTCCTGCAGCATTGTCTTGCACGCATCGAAGGCATTACCGCTTCGCATCCCGAAGGTGCTTTCTACACCATGGTCCGGCTGCCCGTTGACGATGCGGAACGCTTTATCATCTGGACGCTGCAAAATGTGCGCGTTCACGGGCGAACTGCACTTTTCACCCCGGCAGAAGCTTTCTATGCGACTCCCGGACTGGGTCGCAATGAAATTCGCATTTCCTACAGCGTCGATGCGCAGAAATTGGAGCAGGCGATTGAAATATTGGCGCAGGCATTGACAATCTACCCGCATCGCGTGGACGGAAAGGAGACGAAATGA
- a CDS encoding pyridoxal phosphate-dependent aminotransferase — translation MNFSKRARSMIASPIRKLIPYADAVRKEGVHVIPLNIGQPDIPTPPDFLEAVRHYDVSVLEYANSQGMKKALETTQLYLHNYGLDFSIDELLITTGASEGLNFSLACICDPGDALIVLEPFYTNYRSLAEAQGIHLHPVTTYARNNFSVPDAETLERAYDKSVRGILLSSPSNPTGRVYTLEEMQRLVDFAERHKLFIIADEVYREFNYTDRPFYSFAQFPAIEQQVILLDSISKKYSACGARIGSIASKNHEFLRHALKMAQARLAVSTLDQIGAGAMDIVDDQYVIDNRLTYKKRRNVLQARLSRMQGVLAPLPEGAFYNIIQLPVPDAEEFILWTLNNIRINNHTVLLTPAETFYSTPGLGKNEVRVSYCVGVEKIELAMDILEKALREYPHIVPLSV, via the coding sequence ATGAACTTTTCAAAGCGCGCGCGTTCCATGATCGCCTCCCCCATCCGCAAACTGATCCCCTATGCGGATGCGGTGCGAAAAGAGGGCGTGCATGTCATTCCGCTGAACATTGGACAGCCGGATATTCCGACACCGCCGGATTTTCTGGAAGCGGTGCGCCATTACGATGTCAGCGTTCTCGAATACGCCAATTCGCAGGGAATGAAAAAAGCGCTGGAGACGACACAGCTGTATCTACATAACTACGGACTCGATTTTTCCATTGACGAACTCCTGATCACGACCGGTGCCAGCGAAGGGCTGAATTTCTCCTTAGCCTGCATCTGCGATCCCGGCGACGCCTTGATTGTCCTGGAGCCTTTTTATACGAATTACCGCAGTCTGGCGGAAGCGCAGGGCATTCATCTACACCCCGTAACGACCTATGCTCGGAATAATTTCTCCGTGCCCGATGCCGAAACGCTGGAGCGCGCCTACGACAAAAGTGTGCGCGGCATTTTGCTTTCGAGCCCCAGCAATCCAACCGGACGCGTCTACACGCTGGAAGAAATGCAGCGTCTCGTCGATTTTGCCGAGCGCCACAAACTTTTCATTATTGCCGACGAGGTATACCGCGAATTCAATTACACGGACCGTCCGTTCTATTCCTTTGCGCAATTCCCCGCCATTGAACAGCAGGTCATACTGCTGGACAGCATTTCCAAAAAATATTCCGCCTGCGGCGCGCGCATCGGTTCCATCGCCTCCAAAAATCACGAATTTCTGCGCCATGCACTGAAGATGGCGCAGGCGCGATTGGCGGTGTCCACACTCGACCAAATCGGTGCCGGTGCGATGGACATCGTCGATGACCAGTACGTCATCGATAACCGATTGACGTACAAAAAGCGGCGCAATGTGCTGCAAGCGCGCCTATCTCGCATGCAGGGCGTGTTGGCGCCGCTGCCGGAGGGTGCCTTTTATAATATTATTCAGCTGCCGGTGCCCGATGCGGAGGAGTTCATCCTATGGACGCTCAACAATATCCGCATAAATAATCACACGGTGCTGCTGACCCCCGCCGAGACTTTCTACTCCACGCCCGGCCTTGGAAAAAATGAAGTCCGCGTGTCCTATTGTGTCGGCGTGGAGAAAATTGAATTGGCCATGGACATCTTGGAAAAAGCTCTGCGGGAGTACCCGCACATTGTACCCCTATCCGTATAA
- a CDS encoding AAA family ATPase — MKIETLSIRSFGKMKNFELSGAPHLQVIYGENESGKSTVLDFILLAFYVGYSRKHDVRNNPRLRYQFKKVDDGGVIVFTSGNRKYRLSHQFGSAPGQDTVTLQDEHTGELISLPAGQTPGDYFFGMDINAFLRTLFIDAQGNLVQKPNGSDTLKDRLLSAVSTGDVSVSYDVTKKRLEEAKKTLVSLRGNTGRLNDLDQHIAALEEQFITARAAEHERKEAEEQIAIWSSARAEKVAQLERCQRRRTQLAQEQEGRRLQQALENARELERLTATRAQRAQKLQYPGGVLTREGLERWQQVLEKWKDAERGRRQAAARQAAAQEEREAHKATGQSAPQARLKQAKEALANAEQDVAQKKQRLEFLEANRSETRNRINTADAQREKIREQLQEQESALWKCEEELRALERNRPATFVESIVPAPKRSLPILLSGGMLMLFFGIAFYLEFLPKIPAGLLFGGSALLTLLGFYRAKKAQSDWEMQRREESKRQETARQQQAAWETEVRKQQEAQASARQVREQTAQILQEKERECESARKDSEECNQKYSVAERALHEAQTAVALCERDCTDAARNLEEDLQQGERIAQTIEASTADLEKWDMTIADHAARFETFFGKNAPQNSAAGTEFLQDVGRAVRDWEDASRDVTLLAERLQQADGTSVAELEERWATWKQRFDASVAQEEDCIAAPANLPAEEMQADLDRTIDALHQEVANLRGKIVERTAEINTKFKDTPNVSQLEAEKASYLAEREHLCIQADALSLALETLEASYKHTRSGISVKLNERTGEILRQLTGGHYERVWVDGNYGITVESAEQASRPWDMLSSGTMEQAYFALRIAMTELIQSEEIFPLFLDDSFVLFDDQRAERALHFLQTYAAEQNRQIFLFTCHGRMKRLAQAEGVVWTAMPE; from the coding sequence GTGAAAATTGAAACACTTTCCATCCGATCTTTTGGAAAAATGAAAAATTTTGAGTTATCCGGCGCGCCGCATCTTCAAGTCATTTACGGCGAAAACGAGAGCGGAAAATCGACCGTGTTGGACTTTATTTTATTGGCCTTTTATGTCGGATATTCCAGAAAGCATGACGTACGCAATAATCCTCGTCTGCGCTACCAATTTAAGAAAGTCGACGACGGCGGTGTGATCGTATTTACATCGGGAAACCGGAAGTATCGCCTGTCCCATCAATTCGGGTCGGCGCCGGGACAAGATACCGTGACACTGCAAGATGAACACACGGGGGAATTGATTTCTCTACCGGCGGGACAGACTCCGGGCGATTATTTTTTCGGGATGGATATAAATGCCTTTTTGCGCACCCTGTTTATCGATGCGCAGGGAAATCTGGTACAGAAACCGAACGGCAGCGATACATTGAAGGATCGTCTGCTTTCCGCGGTGAGTACGGGCGACGTTTCGGTCTCGTACGATGTGACAAAAAAGCGCCTCGAAGAGGCAAAGAAAACACTTGTCAGCCTGCGCGGTAATACAGGGCGGCTGAATGATTTGGATCAACATATTGCAGCGTTGGAGGAGCAATTCATAACGGCGCGGGCGGCAGAACACGAGCGGAAAGAAGCGGAAGAACAGATCGCCATCTGGTCGAGTGCGAGGGCGGAGAAAGTGGCACAATTGGAGCGGTGTCAGCGCCGGCGGACGCAGTTGGCACAGGAGCAGGAAGGCCGACGGCTGCAGCAGGCGCTCGAAAATGCGCGGGAATTGGAGCGGTTGACCGCGACGCGGGCGCAGCGGGCGCAAAAACTGCAGTATCCGGGTGGCGTGCTGACGCGCGAGGGGTTGGAGCGTTGGCAGCAGGTGTTGGAAAAGTGGAAGGACGCGGAGCGCGGACGCCGGCAGGCGGCGGCGCGGCAAGCGGCGGCACAGGAGGAACGAGAGGCGCATAAGGCGACGGGGCAGAGCGCACCGCAAGCGCGTCTGAAACAGGCGAAAGAAGCGTTAGCGAATGCGGAGCAGGACGTCGCACAGAAAAAGCAGCGGCTGGAGTTTTTGGAAGCAAATCGTTCGGAAACTCGGAATCGAATCAACACCGCCGATGCGCAGAGAGAAAAAATTCGAGAGCAATTGCAAGAGCAGGAGTCGGCGCTGTGGAAGTGCGAAGAAGAGCTTCGTGCACTGGAACGGAATCGCCCGGCAACTTTTGTGGAAAGCATAGTACCCGCGCCGAAGCGAAGTTTGCCCATCCTCCTTAGCGGCGGTATGCTCATGCTGTTTTTTGGCATTGCTTTTTATTTGGAATTTCTTCCGAAAATACCGGCAGGACTTCTCTTCGGCGGGAGTGCCCTATTAACGCTGCTCGGTTTCTATCGTGCAAAAAAGGCACAAAGCGACTGGGAAATGCAAAGGCGCGAAGAAAGCAAGCGGCAAGAAACAGCCCGGCAGCAGCAGGCTGCATGGGAAACGGAGGTTCGAAAGCAGCAGGAGGCGCAGGCATCGGCGCGACAAGTACGCGAACAGACTGCGCAGATACTGCAGGAAAAAGAGCGGGAATGCGAAAGTGCCCGGAAGGATTCTGAAGAATGCAACCAAAAATACAGTGTTGCGGAACGTGCGTTGCATGAAGCACAAACGGCAGTGGCACTGTGTGAGCGGGATTGCACGGATGCGGCGCGGAACCTGGAGGAAGACCTTCAGCAGGGCGAGCGAATCGCGCAGACGATCGAAGCGTCGACGGCAGATCTGGAAAAATGGGACATGACAATAGCGGATCATGCCGCACGTTTCGAGACCTTCTTCGGGAAGAATGCACCGCAGAACTCGGCTGCAGGCACCGAATTTTTGCAGGATGTAGGGCGAGCGGTGCGCGATTGGGAAGATGCAAGCCGGGATGTTACATTGCTTGCAGAGCGGTTGCAGCAAGCAGACGGTACCTCGGTGGCGGAATTGGAGGAACGGTGGGCGACGTGGAAACAGAGGTTTGACGCATCTGTGGCACAGGAAGAAGACTGCATAGCGGCACCTGCAAATCTTCCCGCCGAAGAAATGCAAGCAGACTTGGATCGCACCATCGACGCGTTGCATCAGGAAGTGGCGAACCTGCGGGGAAAAATCGTGGAGCGCACTGCGGAGATCAATACAAAGTTCAAAGATACGCCAAATGTTTCGCAGTTGGAGGCGGAGAAAGCGTCGTATCTGGCGGAGCGCGAACACCTGTGTATCCAAGCGGATGCCTTATCGCTTGCTCTGGAAACGCTGGAAGCTTCGTATAAACACACACGAAGCGGGATCAGCGTAAAACTGAACGAACGCACGGGAGAAATCCTTCGGCAGCTTACGGGCGGGCACTACGAGCGGGTGTGGGTGGACGGCAATTACGGTATCACAGTCGAATCCGCGGAGCAGGCGAGTCGCCCTTGGGACATGTTGAGCTCCGGCACCATGGAACAGGCCTATTTTGCTCTGCGTATCGCGATGACGGAGTTGATTCAAAGCGAGGAGATTTTCCCGCTATTTCTCGATGATTCCTTTGTTCTTTTTGACGATCAACGCGCCGAGCGCGCACTGCATTTTCTGCAGACCTATGCAGCGGAACAGAATCGTCAGATCTTTCTGTTTACATGTCATGGGCGCATGAAACGATTGGCGCAGGCAGAAGGAGTTGTCTGGACGGCGATGCCGGAATGA
- a CDS encoding DNA repair exonuclease: MTWKVFHAADLHLGAPLQALGTYASERSREKIQTVRRMLTFCEEEGVDILLLAGDIFDNVTIPPALLQEVQEMFGVLTKTKVFISPGNHDYFAIDSPYAQPHWPDCVHIFRGKASTVLLPAQQISITGAGFEGTYQRESLLCDFDPMCGFGSIQNFGENRTEKSEVPDSSSFLHLAVLHGDLVRPGEKSNYHPIVPEAFPADYFAYVALGHVHKRTPIQNIGKTAYAYAGCLDGAGFDETGAKGGYLLTWDGRQMQSQFLSFSSRQFHREEIDVSEVQSREELSARIEARVQQFEMDAAQTTDGVEPEAGVDTSLRTRDVQADYYRFYLIGNCEESLARRVPMLEQELRDRLYYVELFDETQPAVNWASVRKEQNLRGFFVDALQKKIAAPGDEREKEVQQLALRYGWQALEGDIRL, translated from the coding sequence ATGACATGGAAAGTGTTTCACGCGGCGGACTTGCACTTGGGGGCACCATTACAGGCGCTGGGCACTTACGCTTCGGAGCGTAGCCGGGAAAAAATTCAGACGGTTCGGCGGATGCTCACCTTTTGTGAAGAGGAAGGCGTCGATATACTGCTTCTTGCCGGGGATATTTTTGATAACGTGACCATTCCGCCGGCGCTTTTGCAAGAGGTGCAGGAGATGTTCGGTGTGTTGACAAAAACGAAGGTTTTTATCAGCCCGGGTAACCACGATTATTTTGCCATTGACTCGCCCTATGCGCAGCCGCATTGGCCTGACTGTGTGCATATTTTTCGCGGGAAGGCCTCGACCGTATTGTTGCCTGCGCAACAGATTTCCATAACCGGCGCCGGTTTTGAAGGAACGTATCAAAGGGAGAGCCTGTTGTGCGATTTTGATCCGATGTGCGGATTCGGAAGCATACAGAACTTTGGAGAAAACCGGACAGAAAAATCAGAAGTACCGGATTCATCCTCTTTCCTGCACCTGGCCGTGCTGCATGGCGATCTCGTGCGTCCGGGTGAGAAATCGAACTATCACCCGATTGTGCCAGAAGCCTTTCCCGCGGATTATTTTGCTTATGTCGCCCTAGGCCATGTGCACAAGCGCACGCCGATTCAGAACATCGGGAAAACGGCCTATGCCTATGCGGGTTGTCTTGACGGTGCGGGTTTTGATGAGACCGGTGCAAAAGGGGGCTATCTGTTGACGTGGGATGGCCGGCAAATGCAATCACAATTTTTGTCCTTTTCTTCGCGACAATTCCACCGGGAAGAAATTGACGTGAGTGAAGTGCAAAGTCGGGAAGAGCTATCCGCGCGCATTGAAGCGCGTGTGCAGCAGTTTGAAATGGATGCGGCGCAAACGACAGATGGCGTTGAGCCGGAGGCGGGTGTCGACACTTCACTGCGAACGCGCGATGTGCAAGCAGATTACTATCGCTTTTATCTAATTGGAAACTGTGAGGAGTCACTTGCGCGCCGCGTCCCGATGCTGGAACAAGAGTTGCGCGATCGGTTGTACTATGTAGAACTTTTCGACGAAACGCAGCCGGCGGTCAATTGGGCGTCGGTGCGAAAAGAACAGAATTTGCGCGGCTTTTTCGTCGACGCGCTGCAAAAGAAAATTGCCGCCCCGGGCGATGAGCGTGAAAAAGAAGTGCAACAATTGGCACTGCGGTATGGTTGGCAAGCGCTGGAAGGAGATATACGGCTGTGA
- a CDS encoding DUF1538 domain-containing protein gives MNALQSKVQEVSQSLLPIVLLVVAISLLLVPVDTTVVLRFLLGALLIFLGLSIFLWGVDQSMQPIGRHMAQEVASSGGWLKAVVISFLLGFLITVAEPDLLILGNQVEQASGGTMNAAFLVAMISIGVGIMIALGALRILFSRRLNLFMGIVYGSILLLGLRVSEEFLAISFDASGATTGALTTPFVLALSAGLSYLKGGKNSEADSFGMVGTMSAGPILAVMLLSILTGQTHIQGEAVPFVMEEGVFGPILAHLGPIFVESLTALAPIVVLFFAFHFVKFKLPARELVGIVRGLVYTLLGLTLFLVGANQGFMDMGRLLGTGLAEAHPSLLPAVGLVIGLIVVLAEPAVHVLGEQVEEVTAGNIPTKLLKLTLSIGVGAAIALSMVRIMIPEVKLWYFLLPGFLIAVVLSFVADPIFVGIAYDAGGVASGPMAATFVLSFAQGAADSIPTADVLADGFGVIAMIAMAPVLSVMILGTVFELRRRKAGSETLLLEEPVMQLRTMAAFDGPLYDLISCTVDRGKADEVVETAHTIGAQGATILHGRDARARAWSSYSLNLDPEKEMLWLVVKAELTEPLCTTLWTLREQPEFHSLALSVLPVDRAEGLTLLGTE, from the coding sequence ATGAACGCCTTACAGAGTAAAGTACAGGAAGTCAGCCAGTCGCTGTTGCCCATTGTCCTGCTTGTGGTAGCCATCAGCTTGCTCCTTGTACCGGTGGACACTACCGTTGTTCTGCGATTTTTACTGGGCGCCCTGCTAATTTTTCTCGGTCTTTCTATTTTTCTGTGGGGGGTTGATCAGAGTATGCAGCCGATCGGTCGGCATATGGCCCAGGAAGTGGCAAGCTCCGGCGGGTGGCTGAAAGCGGTAGTGATCAGCTTTCTGCTCGGCTTTCTCATCACCGTTGCCGAGCCCGATCTGCTCATTCTCGGCAACCAGGTCGAACAGGCTTCCGGAGGGACCATGAACGCCGCCTTTCTCGTGGCGATGATTTCTATCGGCGTAGGGATTATGATTGCGTTGGGCGCGCTGCGGATTCTGTTCAGTCGGCGCTTGAATCTCTTTATGGGGATCGTGTACGGCAGTATTCTGCTCTTAGGCCTGCGCGTATCGGAAGAATTTTTGGCAATTTCTTTTGATGCGTCCGGCGCGACCACCGGAGCGCTTACGACGCCCTTTGTTTTGGCACTTTCCGCTGGACTGTCCTACTTAAAAGGCGGAAAAAACTCTGAAGCGGATTCCTTCGGCATGGTTGGTACGATGAGCGCGGGTCCCATTTTAGCGGTCATGTTGCTTTCCATTCTGACAGGGCAGACGCACATCCAAGGAGAAGCCGTCCCCTTTGTCATGGAAGAAGGCGTATTCGGACCGATTCTTGCGCATCTAGGACCGATTTTTGTCGAGTCACTGACTGCGCTCGCACCGATCGTTGTGCTGTTTTTTGCTTTCCATTTTGTAAAATTCAAGCTGCCGGCCCGTGAACTGGTGGGGATCGTCCGCGGACTGGTATATACACTGCTGGGGTTGACCCTCTTTTTAGTGGGCGCCAATCAGGGATTTATGGATATGGGGCGCCTGCTCGGCACCGGTCTTGCCGAGGCACATCCATCGCTGCTTCCCGCCGTCGGTCTGGTAATCGGCTTGATCGTCGTTTTGGCGGAGCCGGCGGTACACGTATTGGGCGAACAAGTGGAAGAAGTCACGGCGGGGAACATTCCGACAAAGTTGCTGAAGCTTACGCTGTCGATCGGCGTTGGCGCGGCGATTGCGCTGTCCATGGTCCGCATCATGATACCCGAAGTGAAACTCTGGTATTTTCTCCTGCCGGGATTTTTGATCGCGGTGGTGCTGTCTTTTGTTGCCGATCCGATTTTTGTCGGTATCGCCTATGATGCCGGGGGCGTCGCTTCCGGACCGATGGCGGCGACCTTTGTACTGTCGTTCGCGCAAGGCGCCGCCGACAGCATTCCGACGGCGGATGTGCTTGCGGACGGCTTCGGCGTCATTGCCATGATTGCCATGGCCCCGGTGCTCAGCGTCATGATATTGGGTACGGTGTTTGAGCTGCGCCGCCGAAAAGCCGGATCGGAGACCCTTTTGCTGGAAGAACCGGTGATGCAATTGCGTACAATGGCCGCCTTTGACGGACCCTTATACGACCTGATTTCCTGCACGGTCGATCGCGGCAAGGCGGATGAGGTGGTAGAGACGGCGCACACAATCGGAGCGCAGGGAGCAACCATTTTGCATGGTCGCGATGCCCGGGCGCGTGCGTGGTCCAGCTATTCCCTCAATTTGGATCCGGAGAAGGAAATGCTGTGGTTGGTCGTCAAGGCAGAGTTGACGGAGCCACTTTGCACGACGCTGTGGACACTGCGGGAACAACCGGAATTTCATTCATTAGCTTTATCAGTTCTGCCGGTCGATCGGGCGGAAGGACTGACGCTTCTGGGCACCGAATAA
- a CDS encoding MATE family efflux transporter, whose amino-acid sequence MTVGSPYRLMVGFALPVFFSAVFQQLYNTVDALIVGRFLGTNALAAVTSSGTLIFLMISFFMGVAMGAGVVISRYFGAQRERLVSQAVHTVLAFGLLSGALLTVIGVAFTPAFLRWMQTDPAVLGEAIEYFRYYFMGALAVMMYNICRSILNALGDSTRPLYYLIISSAINVVLDLLFIAVFRWGVWAAAFATVLSQLFSVGLCMAHLLQKGHIYSVEIRKIRFHGNLLAEILKNGIPAGIQNSVIAFANVIVQSQINSFGRLAMAAYGTHAKIEGFAFLPITSFNMASTTFVSQNLGAGKADRAKKGARFSIWAAMLLAGGIGIFCYAFAPQLFAFFDTNPGVIELGVQQARTISPFFCLLAFSHSVAAVCRGAGHAMVPMFIMLSIWCVVRIAYIVLVMHFLGEIGYIYWAYPLTWAISSVMYLVYYLRSNWAQGFTPRK is encoded by the coding sequence ATGACGGTGGGCAGTCCGTACCGCTTAATGGTCGGATTTGCCCTCCCCGTCTTTTTCAGCGCAGTTTTTCAACAACTGTACAATACGGTGGATGCGCTCATTGTCGGGCGTTTTTTAGGCACGAATGCGTTGGCGGCGGTGACTTCTTCCGGTACGCTGATTTTTCTGATGATCAGTTTTTTCATGGGCGTTGCGATGGGCGCCGGCGTCGTTATCTCCCGCTATTTCGGTGCGCAGCGGGAGCGCTTGGTGTCGCAGGCGGTGCATACCGTGCTGGCGTTTGGACTTTTGAGCGGCGCCCTGCTTACGGTGATTGGCGTCGCCTTTACGCCGGCATTTTTGCGTTGGATGCAGACGGATCCCGCCGTCCTCGGGGAAGCAATCGAGTACTTTCGCTACTATTTTATGGGCGCGTTGGCGGTCATGATGTACAATATCTGCCGCAGCATTCTCAACGCTCTCGGGGACAGTACACGCCCCTTGTACTATCTGATCATCTCTTCGGCGATCAATGTGGTGTTGGATCTGCTTTTCATCGCCGTCTTCCGCTGGGGCGTGTGGGCGGCCGCATTTGCCACCGTCCTTTCGCAGCTCTTTAGCGTGGGACTGTGCATGGCCCATTTACTGCAAAAGGGTCATATCTATTCCGTGGAGATTCGAAAAATCCGCTTTCACGGAAATTTGCTGGCAGAAATTTTGAAAAACGGCATTCCCGCCGGCATTCAGAATTCCGTCATTGCATTCGCCAATGTAATTGTCCAGTCGCAAATCAATTCTTTCGGTCGCTTAGCGATGGCGGCTTATGGCACACATGCGAAAATCGAAGGCTTCGCCTTTCTTCCGATCACGAGCTTCAATATGGCCTCAACAACTTTTGTGAGTCAGAATCTCGGCGCCGGCAAGGCGGATCGGGCCAAAAAAGGGGCACGTTTTAGCATTTGGGCGGCCATGCTCTTGGCGGGGGGCATCGGCATTTTCTGTTATGCCTTCGCTCCACAGTTGTTTGCCTTTTTTGATACCAATCCCGGCGTGATCGAACTCGGCGTTCAACAGGCGCGTACGATTTCACCTTTTTTCTGCCTTTTGGCATTCTCGCACTCCGTTGCCGCCGTTTGCCGCGGCGCCGGGCACGCCATGGTACCAATGTTCATCATGCTTTCGATTTGGTGTGTGGTGCGTATTGCCTATATTGTCCTCGTGATGCACTTTTTGGGAGAAATCGGCTACATCTACTGGGCATATCCCCTTACCTGGGCGATCAGCTCCGTCATGTATTTGGTTTACTATTTGCGATCAAACTGGGCACAGGGTTTTACGCCCCGGAAGTAA
- a CDS encoding UxaA family hydrolase gives MKILGYRRENGQFGIRNHLAIIPTSVCASETARRIAALIPGAVALAHSNGCCQIGADFEQTLRTLAGLGKNPNVAAVLIVGLGCDGLQAQQICEEVKTTGKPVGQVIIQESGGTLGAIEKGAEIARGFAAQISQQEKVEADISELCVALECGGSDPTSGISANPTIGNASDKIIALGGRTVLSETTEMIGAEHILQRRARTPEIGQRFIEMVQRVENRSLAMGVDLRGTQPTPGNIEGGLTTIEEKSLGCIYKAGTVPLEDVLEYGEAIPDHPGLYFMDTPGQDIDSITGMTAGGAQIVLFSTGRGTPTGCPVAPVIKITGNPDTYEKMRGNIDINAGRAISEGIPLDQLGDELLQEIVEVSRGKLTKAESLGHNEFGIYRISYTF, from the coding sequence ATGAAAATTTTGGGTTATCGCCGGGAGAACGGGCAATTCGGGATTCGCAATCACCTGGCTATTATTCCGACTTCCGTCTGTGCCTCGGAGACGGCACGTCGCATTGCCGCCTTGATTCCGGGCGCCGTTGCGCTGGCACATTCCAACGGCTGTTGCCAAATCGGCGCCGACTTTGAACAGACGCTGCGCACGCTGGCGGGACTTGGGAAAAATCCGAATGTGGCGGCGGTGTTGATCGTCGGTTTGGGGTGCGACGGACTGCAGGCACAGCAGATTTGCGAGGAAGTGAAGACAACCGGAAAACCGGTGGGGCAGGTGATCATTCAGGAATCTGGCGGCACGCTTGGCGCGATTGAAAAAGGCGCGGAGATTGCCCGCGGATTCGCCGCACAGATTTCCCAACAGGAAAAGGTGGAGGCGGATATTTCCGAGCTCTGCGTGGCACTGGAATGCGGCGGCAGCGATCCCACCTCGGGCATCTCCGCCAATCCGACAATCGGCAACGCCTCGGATAAGATCATCGCCCTCGGCGGGCGGACGGTTCTCTCGGAAACGACCGAAATGATCGGGGCGGAACACATCTTGCAGCGCCGCGCGCGCACGCCGGAAATCGGGCAACGCTTTATCGAAATGGTGCAGCGCGTGGAAAATCGGTCGCTCGCCATGGGTGTTGATTTGCGCGGGACGCAGCCGACGCCGGGGAATATCGAAGGCGGCCTTACGACCATCGAAGAAAAATCGCTGGGCTGTATCTACAAAGCGGGCACAGTACCATTGGAAGACGTGTTGGAATACGGTGAGGCCATTCCGGATCACCCGGGTCTGTACTTTATGGACACGCCCGGACAGGACATCGACTCCATTACGGGGATGACCGCCGGCGGTGCGCAGATTGTGCTGTTCAGCACGGGGCGTGGAACGCCGACGGGCTGTCCGGTGGCGCCGGTGATAAAAATCACCGGAAACCCCGACACCTATGAAAAGATGCGTGGCAACATCGACATCAATGCGGGGCGTGCTATCTCGGAGGGTATTCCTCTGGATCAACTGGGCGATGAACTGTTGCAGGAAATTGTCGAAGTTTCCCGGGGAAAGTTGACGAAAGCCGAGAGTCTGGGGCATAATGAATTCGGTATCTATCGAATTTCCTATACCTTCTAA